The genomic interval tacttcgcctaaactttacaaactgacgataaacagcatcaacagtcagaAAACAATAcatgtgggtctacctttgctgtaaataactttctgcatttttccaactgcattttttgacgTTTGCAAGTGTTGCTacttctgtttatcacaataagtttaGGTAAAGATTGGCTGGAGAAAACCTGTGAATATACCGCAGACCCAGACGATGTACTGAAGGGAAATtaaaattgagcggaagtacgtgGGAGGGCAGAGCCAGGCTAGTAAACAGTCAGTTCTATTTGTCATTTAAATTTTCAAGTTCAATTATTTGTCATTTGTTATTTGTGAACTAATAACTACATGGACCATACTTGGAGCCATAACCAGCTAGTGTTCTACTGGGAGAGCCACATATCCATATATACCACTAGGCCGGTCACCACCACcatttaaaaatgtgttgtaCATTTAATTTCCCTAGACTCTGAATAATTGAGAAGAAGCCATTCATACATATACTATAGATTGTACAGTTGTGTTATCAAGTGCCTAGAGGCCTAACGTAAAGAAAAACTTTACTCACCGGCTTCAGAACCTGCTCCTCAATCTCAGTTTCATTTAGATTTTTAGTTGAGGAAACCCTCAGACGCATACCAACAACAACATCTGTGGGGAGGAAaggtagatatggctgtgaaTTTGGAATGAACATACACATCGTTTTAATCTCGTTCTAACCCGAACACAGGCACGAACAgaggcatgcacgcacacacccacacacacacacacacacaccattctagTAGTACCAGTTTTGTGTTAGGTGTTAGGTTTCTGTTAGGAGAGGGTTAAGTTAGGTTATGCTGTGTTAGGGGGTTGAGTTAGGTTTGTGTTCGGAGAGGAGGTGCTCTTGGAAGAGATATCGTCAACAgcaagatagagagggacaccACTGCTCTGGCAGGTATTGGTAAAACGTTCCACCATCAGGTAACTACAAGTGAGAATAGTCTGGTAAGATTATGAAGTAGATTTGTGGTAGTTTTGCATCAgtgttagcctggctagcgccaccacttctcaatgagacgtggtctgggaaccaaacattcattttctcgtatttgaaaaaaatgcccagatccgtttattgggtgccacggatgtctatcaaatgcatagctcatcatcgtcttgctttcccccctgttctgtgattggttccctatctcaggcgaaaatttactccatggtctccaggctgccttagcagcgtgaatcaaatcgtgcgcaaggcagcatgggaacacccaggctacatcAGTGTCAACTGTGCTGTGTTAGTATTTGCAGTGCAAGTCTGTGAGCTGTTAACTAGTTAGCTCCTTAGTTTTGTAATCTATGTAGGTGTTTCATTCACTGGTGATAAATGTCTTCGCAAGTGCTGATGCATCAACATGTACCCGTACCTGCTGTGGGAATGATGCTCATTTCCAGTTCGGTAGCGATTAGGTCCAGTGCCTTAAAGCTGTCCACTCTAAACACGTGGTCTGATTCTGGAGGAGATGCAATGCTGTTCAGCTCATCTAGAGCTGACGGAATACTAAAAGCATTTCCAACCTGTCACATAGGGAAGATAATTAGCATCTCACATTAGGGGAAATTCTCTGAGGATCCCTGGTTGGCACATCACAGCTAGATTGATTTGGAGAATCGATCTACCAGATGTAAGACGTATCTAAGATGTTCCTTAAACTCAACTTGCTGTGCAAGGTGCCAACACCACAAAGATCAGAGGATCAGCAGTGAGCCCAAATAATAATGGAAGTGGGTGTCTCAACTGTGCTGGAGGTGCTGTGGATAAAACATCTGCTAATTGAACAAATGTGAATATGAACATAATAGCATAGCACTACATACTTCAATAGTGggtgttaaaaaacaaaaaaaacaaaagaaaaacaatattcACCCAGATGCATGCTACATGAAAAGCGCTATATTATTGCAATATGTAGTTGTTGTTGCACTTCATACCCCAATAGCGTATCTAGTAATATTTTTTCCATCAGCCAGTGAAGTGACGGTGGGATAGAGTGAAGCATCAGAGGATTGGCCATCTGTGATGACAATGAGGATCCTGTTGGCCTCAGGTCTTGCTCCAGCAGAAGAATTAAACACATCTTCCCTGTGTATATAATAACTATTAATGATAATCATACTATCATGACCTCTTCATAAgcaacacacaaagatacacggATTATTAGTTGATGCATGTATCCACTTCACATCATAAAATCCCAATGCAGGTAACCTATTCACCATTTTGATGAAAAACATTCAGAGTAGAAAAAAGTGGTAAAAGTTTGAGGTGAACGTCTAGTGTAGGAGGGCAACGGGGCAGTTCAAACGGATAAAGGCATCAGGTTAGATGCACTAGTCTTCATTTATGACTTACACAACTGTTCGGATACCACTTGCAGTGTCTGTGCCTCCGTTTGTCTGGATGATGTCGTCCATTTGATTTTCAAATCCTGTTCTATTGAACTGGGTAAAGTTGACATGGATGGTTGTTTTGGTGGAGTACTGTACAAAGGcaaactgcagaaacaaaacGAAAAATGTAAAGTAGATGGAGCAAAATCCCCTGGAAAACGTATATGGATATCTGAACAGTGTATTAATAATAAAAGTTTATTTAAACTGAACGGACACTAAAATAATATCGAGCCAGAGAGGAGTCCAACTCACTAAGGTGTCAAACTCCAGGAGAGCACTGGTCACATTTTTCACAAATGTTTTCATGGTGGTGAACTGATCTGCTGTCACACTCCCAGATCCATCCAGCAGGAAGGCAATATCTGTAGCCTCTGAAGTAGGACATTATTACTGATGATTTGTCTTTTATTATGATAATACTATTTTATTATGGATGATTGTGTGTGGAATGCATTCATGTTGACTAAGAAATATGAATTATGATGCTGTTTATTATGACTGCTCTCCTTTAGTGGTACAGTGGCATAATTAGGTTAATAAAAACAATCAGGTAAAATGTCACATGATTGCAGTAGGAGGTGGCCGCAtgatgtaaaatgtattttaaatgtCAGACATCAGGATAAGAAGAAGTGTACTTACCCTGGGCAGTAGTGCACCCACCTGTTGGGTAAAACACATGTCATGAGATGTACACACTCATCCCACAATGACTCACTAAAGTAAGATGCTATTGTACTACACGCTGGACAAATACTACAACCTACCAGCCCCACTTCCTTTTTGCAGCACTCTTTCAAAACCAAGAATGGACATACTAGTCATTATACCTCAATGTTCTATGGCTTTCCagcatgggcggactggccatctgtcataccgggcattttcccggtgggccgacgcaccttttgggccgatagaataggctatatatagaatttcatttttttggccaacgatcggcccaaaggaaggacaatcagcggcccattggttacatttcaatattgacactcgactggtccaataacagctcacgtcagaccccacccctcccattttggctcagagccaggattttgtgagcgcatcaaaagttaatcgaagttgcctacacgaaattgcggcgggtgccggcagtgacaattgtgcaaaattaacaccagtgtagaagcttcaaaaatacaatattacaagtaggctagcatatgtcagcaacatgttgaagttcgttgagtttgaacgaggatgtaagcaagcatactGTAACAAACTGCACAGTTGTCTTAGAATAGtctttattggttacgcaccaaaacacacgaacgcATAATGCCGGGCCagcaggggggtattccatcaacctcgctaaaggccaaacctggggggtattccatcaacctcgctaatgaaggcggcgcttaacagaaatagcctggcttgaactagcgtagactttcacttggggctgaagccgttccattaactcaagttagcggcatcttggcctcgtttattcaagcgaggtttagttcagcttcatctctgctcgtgcacgaggtagaaaagtagaccaaaacagtagattgacgaaaagacgatatatgtcgtaaaattaagacaatactagatgatttctgttcgataggcaagcgccatctacaggattttcatcgaaagtcatcaaatttaacatcgagagaaaaaaatagattgcctacagaaattggagaataatgaaagcatacatttaaaacaacaatgctaatggtttgaaatcaattgcgagtttgattggcttcactcttgaacacatagactatagtctacagtctatgcttgaacaaaacgagtgaatgaataaatagtataaactcaaaaacaactttgccatatattcaaaactatatatagcctacgttcttatattaaaagagttcactccaaattattgtctaggtgtaggtggtcataaaataaattagtatcaacataattgttgtctcccataagtcccaaagtgtttgaaataaaatgatctgaaatgcaatggctttcaattcaatttatgcctAGTTTTTGATCTGTGTggcacacagttgatttgacattcatgaacaatcgtcgacacaaaacactttgggacttatgggagacaataggctattatgttgatactaatttatttaatgaccacctacacctagacaataatttggagtgaactcttttaaTCTAAGAACGTAAGCTAGActatagatagttttgaataACCATATGCATATCCATAAGTTGTTTTTGAGTTaatactatttattcattcactcgttttgttgaaccatagactgtatagaccTATGTGTAcaagagtgaagccaatcaaactcgcaattgatttcaaaaccattagcattgttgttttaaatgtatgctttcattattctcccatttctgtaggcaatctatttttttttctcgatgttaaatttgatgacttttgatgaaaatcctgtagatggcgcttgccAAATCTAACAGAAATTgtctagtattgtcttaattttacgac from Alosa sapidissima isolate fAloSap1 chromosome 3, fAloSap1.pri, whole genome shotgun sequence carries:
- the LOC121705673 gene encoding integrin alpha-D-like, translating into MINPLPLCVFMLTLSGCTTAQEATDIAFLLDGSGSVTADQFTTMKTFVKNVTSALLEFDTLFAFVQYSTKTTIHVNFTQFNRTGFENQMDDIIQTNGGTDTASGIRTVVEDVFNSSAGARPEANRILIVITDGQSSDASLYPTVTSLADGKNITRYAIGVGNAFSIPSALDELNSIASPPESDHVFRVDSFKALDLIATELEMSIIPTADVVVGMRLRVSSTKNLNETEIEEQVLKPIADKLRDQGITVAGIELRRVYTVEP